Proteins encoded together in one Undibacterium sp. CCC3.4 window:
- a CDS encoding organic hydroperoxide resistance protein: MQVIYTAHATATGGRDGRAVSSDNHLDVQLSTPKELGGAGGAGTNPEQMFAAGYSACFIGAMKFVAASGKIALPPDVSVNGSVGIGPNSSGGFAISVALEVNLPGMERSAAQALVDQAHQVCPYSNATRGNVDVSITLI, translated from the coding sequence ATGCAAGTCATTTATACTGCTCATGCTACCGCCACCGGTGGCCGCGATGGCCGCGCCGTTTCCAGCGATAATCACCTCGACGTGCAACTGAGCACGCCGAAAGAATTGGGCGGCGCTGGCGGTGCTGGTACCAATCCGGAACAAATGTTTGCGGCCGGTTATTCGGCCTGCTTTATCGGCGCGATGAAATTCGTTGCTGCCAGCGGTAAAATCGCCCTGCCACCTGATGTATCGGTGAACGGCTCGGTCGGTATTGGCCCAAATAGCAGCGGCGGCTTCGCCATCAGCGTCGCTTTGGAAGTCAATTTGCCTGGTATGGAACGCAGCGCAGCGCAAGCCTTGGTCGATCAAGCGCATCAAGTCTGCCCATATTCAAATGCAACACGCGGTAATGTTGATGTCAGTATAACGTTGATTTAA